The DNA window AGCCTGTGGAGAAGTTAGCTTTGCCAACGGATGGAAAAGGAAGGTTCTGACCCTTCAGGATGTTGCTGGTCTGCTTCGCCAGCCGGGTAAATGTCATTCGCGCCTAACTGCAACAATCTCTTATAGAGCTTGCGCGCAGCCCAATTGAACCTGTGCTTCCCGTCAATACAACACCTCGAAAAGTTGTGCAGGAACATACTTTGGATAGGAACTATCACCCAGCCCAAAGGACGAAAAATTGACCCCCTTCAAATAGGTGGCCGGCAGCCGCTTCAACAGTAGCGACTTCCAGAACGTCCGTGCATTCGCAGGGAGATCGCCCTGGCCAGTGGTCGAGACGACGAATATAGTGAGGGTGTAAGAGAGCAGCGCTTCCTGAATCCATGATTTAGTTGGTCACAGCCATGCTGTAGTAACGAGGAGGACCACATACCGGGCTAGACTGATTCAACTCGCACACATGCGTCCCGAACCGGAGGCGTTCAGTCAGGGCCCCCAATTCCTCAGCCACCTCTTGCGCATTGCCGGTCTCAGAGCCGTAGAGGATGAGTGCTGAGCGCGACTGCTGAGGACTGCCCATACTGCGTCTTCACTGGTGCACAACGGAGAAAACAGCAACGAATGGTAAATCCACGCCGATTTCGCCGAGCGGCTGACGTCATCCAGGACCGACATCGCCTACATGTACACAGTATACACCAAATGCCAGAGGGTCGAGATGGCGCAAGATGGGTATAGTAGAAATAAAAAAGTTCAAATGGATTCGCTCGGCTGAGTCGTTCAACCAAGATGCAAGCAAGGGTATCTCAATATCAATAAGTCTCCtcatcccctccacctcccccatccccaaaTCCATCCTCTCCAAACTCATCATCGCCAGCATCAAAGTACTGTTCGGCATTATAGTCGCCTCCCatttcatcatcgtcatcctcaaAGTCATCATCCACAATCTCATCCTCTGGTTCCTCGTCTCCATCCAAAACATCCCTCTCATCCGCCTCCGCATCAacctcctcttcatctccaccgccaccaacTGCGCGCCGCTTCGCCGCAGCATCGTCCACcgcgtcgtcctcgtcatcttcaaaTCCGCGCTTGAGACCGGCTCGCTTCTGGGGCACGTAGCCGTCCATCGTTGCGCCGGGCTGGTAGTTGGGTTGGAGGGTTTGCCAGAGCTCACGGGGGAAGAGTTTCATGACTGTCGTCCGCGGTCCACCCATTAGTCTCTGCTCTGTATAATCATAGACATTATTGACAAATGCTATGCTATGCATGCTCACCATAAGGCCGTTCAttcatcttcggcagcgTCCGCGGTTTCTTCAGATACCGACTCGAGAACGTAGGCATGCCGTGGAAGGCATCGAAGTTTGCGCGCGCAGCGCTTCCTTTCTTGGCTGTTAAGGAAGCCGCGTCGACGACGGAGTAGTACGGTCCTTCATGGATTCGTCCACGGGCGCTCCGGTAGAGATCGACATGTTTTTGTTCGAGCGGGGTCAATTTCCGGTTGAAGGGGACGATGTATTTCTAAACAGCAAAGTTAGTTTTCGAAACCAGCATCGAAAAGGCTTGCAGTCGAGGCATACCGGGTAGAGAGGCGTGGGAGCGTTGACTGGTTCGCGGCCTGGATCCGCGTCGAAAGTGAACTCGGCGCCGGGCATGCGCGGGCCCTTTTTGGCGCCGAAGCGGGACATGATGGGTGATTGAGGAGGGTGGTCGGAGGAGATAGAGTAAGGTGTAAAAAGCCTTACATCaccattattattgttcaGGAGTAAGTCGTCGAGTACTTCGGCCTGGTTGAAGGGAGAAAAAAGATGGCGGAGATGATTCACCGCCGTGGCCTAGAACGGGAAAGTAGGGCTTAGGGTTTCCCCCGATAAGATCTACTACGATAGGAAGAATAAATGAATT is part of the Penicillium psychrofluorescens genome assembly, chromosome: 4 genome and encodes:
- a CDS encoding uncharacterized protein (ID:PFLUO_006098-T1.cds;~source:funannotate), whose product is MSRFGAKKGPRMPGAEFTFDADPGREPVNAPTPLYPKYIVPFNRKLTPLEQKHVDLYRSARGRIHEGPYYSVVDAASLTAKKGSAARANFDAFHGMPTFSSRYLKKPRTLPKMNERPYEQRLMGGPRTTVMKLFPRELWQTLQPNYQPGATMDGYVPQKRAGLKRGFEDDEDDAVDDAAAKRRAVGGGGDEEEVDAEADERDVLDGDEEPEDEIVDDDFEDDDDEMGGDYNAEQYFDAGDDEFGEDGFGDGGGGGDEETY